The following are encoded in a window of Flavobacteriales bacterium genomic DNA:
- a CDS encoding elongation factor Ts, which produces MAITAADVNKLRQITGAGMMDCKKALTEANGDFDLAIDILRKQGQKVAAKRADRDATEGLVIAITTADNTRGALVCVNCETDFVAKNADFAAMAQRIAEIALEKDLDGVEAIKAAAYDSNGLSIAEKLIEQTGVIGEKIDVSACARVHAPYVYAYNHPGNKVASIVGLNKAGHENAAKDVAMQIAAMAPIALDKESVPQSVVDKEIEIGKELAIQEGKPAEMAEKIAHGRLNKFFKESTLLAQEFIKDNKLSVEQYLKAQDKELTATGFARHSLTV; this is translated from the coding sequence ATGGCCATTACCGCTGCCGATGTGAACAAGCTGCGCCAGATCACCGGCGCGGGTATGATGGATTGCAAGAAGGCCCTTACCGAGGCCAATGGCGATTTCGACCTCGCCATCGACATCCTGCGCAAGCAGGGCCAGAAAGTGGCCGCCAAGCGCGCGGACCGCGATGCCACCGAGGGCCTCGTGATCGCCATCACCACCGCCGACAACACCAGGGGTGCGCTGGTGTGCGTGAACTGCGAGACCGACTTCGTGGCCAAGAACGCCGACTTCGCCGCCATGGCGCAGCGCATCGCGGAGATCGCCTTGGAGAAGGACCTCGATGGCGTGGAAGCGATCAAAGCCGCCGCCTACGACAGCAATGGCCTGAGCATCGCTGAGAAGCTCATCGAGCAGACCGGCGTGATCGGCGAGAAGATCGACGTGAGCGCCTGTGCCCGTGTGCACGCGCCCTACGTTTACGCCTACAACCACCCCGGCAACAAGGTGGCCAGCATCGTGGGCCTGAACAAGGCGGGCCACGAGAACGCCGCCAAGGACGTGGCCATGCAGATCGCCGCCATGGCGCCCATCGCCCTGGACAAGGAGAGCGTGCCGCAGAGCGTGGTGGACAAGGAGATCGAGATCGGCAAGGAGCTCGCGATCCAGGAGGGCAAGCCCGCCGAGATGGCCGAGAAGATCGCCCACGGCCGCCTGAACAAGTTCTTCAAGGAAAGCACCCTGCTCGCCCAGGAGTTCATCAAGGACAACAAGCTGAGCGTGGAGCAATACCTGAAGGCCCAGGACAAGGAGCTTACCGCCACCGGATTCGCACGGCACTCGCTCACCGTTTGA
- the rpsB gene encoding 30S ribosomal protein S2 — protein MARIEFEKLLEAGVHFGHLKRKWNPNMAPYIFAEKKGIHIIDLNKTAAKLEDAAAAMKNMARSGKKVLFVATKKQAKDIVTEKVKPTGMPYVTERWSGGMLTNFGTIRRTIKKMSTIDRMKVDGTFENMSKRERLQVSRQREKMEKNLGSIAELTRLPSALFIVDITKEHIAVAEARKLNIPTFAMVDTNSDPTLVDFPIPANDDATKSIELVLDVMIKAIQDGLEERVNDKSVAGDAPEAEGEEVVAEETVPEEGAADDAAPADVAEEVAGDNAEEEDR, from the coding sequence ATGGCACGCATCGAATTCGAGAAACTGTTGGAGGCGGGCGTACACTTCGGCCACCTCAAGCGGAAGTGGAACCCCAATATGGCCCCCTACATCTTCGCCGAGAAGAAGGGGATCCACATCATCGACCTGAACAAGACGGCCGCCAAGCTGGAGGACGCCGCCGCCGCCATGAAGAACATGGCGCGCAGTGGCAAGAAGGTCCTTTTCGTGGCCACGAAGAAGCAGGCCAAGGACATCGTCACCGAGAAGGTGAAACCCACCGGCATGCCGTACGTCACCGAGCGTTGGAGCGGTGGCATGCTCACCAACTTCGGCACCATACGCCGCACCATCAAGAAGATGTCCACCATCGACCGCATGAAGGTCGACGGCACCTTCGAGAACATGAGCAAGCGTGAGCGCCTGCAGGTGAGCCGCCAGCGCGAGAAGATGGAGAAGAACCTGGGCTCCATCGCCGAACTCACCCGCCTGCCGAGCGCGCTCTTCATCGTGGACATCACCAAGGAGCACATCGCCGTGGCCGAGGCCCGCAAACTGAACATCCCCACTTTCGCCATGGTGGACACCAACAGTGACCCCACCCTGGTGGACTTTCCGATCCCGGCCAACGACGACGCCACCAAGAGCATCGAGCTGGTGCTGGACGTGATGATCAAGGCCATCCAGGACGGACTGGAGGAAAGGGTGAACGACAAGTCCGTGGCGGGCGATGCGCCCGAAGCCGAAGGAGAGGAGGTTGTAGCCGAGGAAACCGTGCCCGAGGAGGGCGCTGCGGATGATGCCGCACCGGCCGATGTGGCCGAGGAAGTGGCCGGCGACAATGCCGAGGAGGAGGACCGTTGA
- the rpsI gene encoding 30S ribosomal protein S9 produces the protein MERTLSLGRRKTSVARVTLTPGNGEIIVNGIDGKEYFPITVQQAKLHQPFKLTDSVGKYDVVVRVDGGGITGQVEAVRLGIARALVKVDAENKPKLKAEDLMTRDPRAVERKKFGRKKARKRFQFSKR, from the coding sequence ATGGAGCGTACCCTCAGCCTTGGCCGCCGCAAGACCTCCGTGGCCCGCGTGACCCTCACGCCGGGCAACGGTGAGATCATCGTCAATGGCATCGATGGGAAGGAATACTTCCCCATCACCGTGCAGCAGGCCAAGCTGCACCAGCCCTTCAAACTCACCGATTCGGTGGGCAAGTATGACGTCGTGGTCCGCGTGGACGGCGGTGGCATCACCGGCCAGGTGGAAGCCGTGCGTCTGGGCATCGCCCGTGCGCTGGTGAAGGTGGACGCCGAGAACAAACCCAAGCTCAAGGCCGAGGACCTCATGACCCGCGACCCCAGGGCCGTGGAGCGTAAGAAATTCGGACGCAAGAAGGCGCGCAAGCGCTTCCAGTTCAGCAAGCGTTAA
- the rplM gene encoding 50S ribosomal protein L13 — MASTTHTTSMANAATVQPEWLIVDAENEVLGRLASKVAMLVRGKHKPTFTPHVDCGDHVVVINADKVRLTGTKMADKEYQRYSGYPGGRSVERAKDLKVRKPEAMVEIAVRGMLPKTRLGRSQFNNLHVVVGAEHKHEAQKPRKIDLNTIK, encoded by the coding sequence GTGGCATCCACCACCCACACCACCAGCATGGCCAACGCGGCCACCGTTCAGCCCGAATGGCTGATCGTGGACGCTGAGAATGAAGTACTTGGCCGCCTCGCCAGCAAAGTGGCGATGCTCGTTCGCGGCAAGCACAAGCCCACCTTCACCCCCCATGTCGATTGCGGCGACCATGTGGTCGTGATCAACGCCGACAAGGTGCGCCTGACCGGCACGAAGATGGCGGACAAGGAGTACCAGCGCTACAGCGGCTACCCCGGTGGCCGCAGCGTGGAACGCGCCAAGGACCTGAAGGTGCGCAAGCCCGAGGCCATGGTGGAGATCGCCGTGCGCGGTATGCTCCCCAAGACCCGCCTGGGCCGCAGCCAGTTCAACAACCTGCATGTGGTCGTGGGGGCCGAGCACAAGCACGAAGCACAGAAACCCCGCAAGATCGACCTCAACACGATCAAGTAA
- the kbl gene encoding glycine C-acetyltransferase has product MYGKLQQHLQKELAAIEEAGLFKRERIITSEQGAEITVNGRTVLNFCANNYLGLSSHPEVVKAAHAALDSRGFGMSSVRFICGTQDIHKELEAKLADFHGLEDTILYAACFDANGGVFEPLLGQEDAIISDALNHASIIDGVRLCKAMRYRYANNDMADLETQLRSARADGARHIIIVTDGVFSMDGIVADLKGICDLADKYEALVMVDECHAAGFIGKTGRGSVEHCGVMGRVDIITGTLGKALGGAMGGYTCARKEIIEMLRQRSRPYLFSNSLAPSIVGASIRVIDLLSSSTELRDRLEKNVDRFRSGIEALGFKTRGAGAAIVPVMLGDAKLSQVMADQLLDEGIYVIGFFFPVVPKDTARIRVQLSAAHTDAHIDRALAAFAKVGKELGVV; this is encoded by the coding sequence ATGTACGGCAAGCTTCAACAACACCTCCAGAAAGAACTCGCGGCCATTGAGGAGGCCGGGCTCTTCAAGCGCGAACGCATCATCACCAGCGAGCAGGGTGCCGAGATCACGGTGAATGGCCGCACCGTATTGAATTTCTGCGCCAACAACTACCTGGGGCTCTCCTCGCATCCCGAAGTGGTGAAGGCGGCGCATGCCGCGTTGGACAGCCGCGGATTCGGCATGAGCAGCGTGCGCTTCATCTGCGGCACGCAGGACATCCACAAGGAGCTGGAGGCGAAACTGGCGGATTTCCATGGTCTGGAGGACACCATCCTCTATGCCGCATGCTTCGATGCCAACGGCGGGGTCTTCGAGCCGCTGCTGGGCCAGGAGGACGCCATCATCAGCGATGCGCTGAACCACGCGAGCATTATCGACGGGGTGCGCCTGTGCAAGGCCATGCGCTACCGCTACGCCAACAACGACATGGCCGACCTGGAGACCCAGTTGAGGTCGGCCCGTGCCGATGGCGCCCGCCACATCATCATCGTCACCGATGGCGTCTTCAGCATGGACGGTATCGTGGCCGACCTGAAGGGCATCTGCGACCTGGCCGACAAATATGAGGCCCTGGTGATGGTGGATGAATGCCACGCCGCCGGCTTCATCGGCAAGACCGGGCGCGGCAGTGTGGAGCACTGCGGGGTGATGGGCCGTGTGGACATCATCACCGGCACCCTGGGCAAGGCGCTGGGCGGGGCCATGGGTGGCTACACCTGCGCCCGCAAGGAGATCATCGAGATGCTGCGTCAGCGTTCGCGACCCTACCTCTTCAGCAATTCGCTCGCGCCGTCCATTGTCGGCGCCTCCATCCGGGTCATCGACCTGCTCAGCAGCAGCACCGAGTTGCGTGACCGCCTGGAAAAGAACGTGGACCGTTTCCGCAGCGGCATCGAAGCGCTCGGCTTCAAGACGCGTGGTGCCGGAGCGGCCATTGTGCCGGTGATGCTCGGCGATGCCAAGCTCAGCCAGGTGATGGCCGACCAGCTGCTGGATGAGGGCATCTACGTGATCGGCTTCTTCTTTCCCGTGGTGCCCAAGGACACGGCACGCATCCGGGTGCAGCTCAGCGCCGCGCATACCGATGCGCACATCGATCGGGCGCTGGCCGCCTTCGCCAAGGTGGGGAAGGAACTGGGGGTGGTCTGA
- a CDS encoding choice-of-anchor J domain-containing protein — MERTICLSLLTLLVVQVEAQVPVLDRYLTDPLVYTDIVTAAAQVSLPRDLDFKPHSNELWVMNRGNATGGSMVIVRNAGLPGQTSEYRKDSHSGHFMVQASAMAFSPNGEWAAVSEVQNTSSPSSTFMGPALWSGDPNIFATVFQNNWVNGLPLGSHLDMLHQSPFAMGIASDSAKVYWVMDGHFGNICRYDFVQDHGPGYDYHGAGKIWRYTDVPVSRVPNIPSHMVLDRENGWLYFIDGGAKQIKRMNVNSGSVTGNLSVPPTSNEPLAGYYQVQGATVEVVDTWATQPSGIDHIPGRLVVSDHTTGAIRLYDVSATPTLLGTITTGMPSIMGLKVGPDGRIWFTHYNGNKVVRIDPQPLANDASIAAIVSPSTIATTPNFFSTDHGICAPSVAPVVDLANRGSNALTSVNIHASLDGGPPTVLAWTGSLAPGAMAQVTLPSMPVVNGPHQLDVWTSQPNGATDPVVMNDRIAGSFRVVDPVQSLPFFEGFTASTFPPAGWNYVHFNPNNRMTRNPTVGGFGNSQGCVKMDNHAGPMNITGQRDHLMMPALDLSNATVGTTLDFAVAYRQYNSSTNDRLMVQASTDCGASWSTLYDKAGAVLSTAPAGTGAFTPNPTQWRAEQVGLASVIGQPEVLLMFLAESNFGNNLYLDDVQVGSVTGIDEPSDGAFTIFPNPNDGRFTLRDRSIFGSVDLWIHGIDGRSVHRQQWVTTGQDGALHLDVGHLAKGSYVVSVMNSLGERYSSIVVIQ, encoded by the coding sequence ATGGAACGAACGATCTGTCTATCTCTGCTCACCCTGCTCGTCGTGCAGGTCGAAGCGCAGGTGCCGGTCTTGGACCGCTACCTCACGGACCCCCTGGTCTACACCGATATCGTCACCGCCGCCGCCCAGGTGAGCCTGCCCCGGGACCTGGATTTCAAACCCCACTCCAACGAGTTGTGGGTGATGAACAGGGGCAATGCGACGGGCGGGAGCATGGTGATCGTTCGGAACGCGGGGCTGCCCGGCCAGACGAGCGAGTATCGGAAGGACAGTCATAGTGGCCATTTCATGGTGCAAGCCAGCGCCATGGCCTTTTCCCCCAATGGGGAATGGGCCGCAGTGAGTGAGGTGCAGAACACCTCATCACCCTCCTCAACATTCATGGGCCCCGCATTGTGGAGCGGTGATCCGAACATCTTCGCCACGGTGTTCCAGAACAACTGGGTGAATGGCCTGCCCCTGGGAAGCCACCTGGACATGCTGCACCAAAGCCCTTTCGCCATGGGCATCGCCAGCGATTCGGCCAAGGTGTATTGGGTCATGGACGGGCACTTCGGGAATATCTGCCGCTACGATTTCGTGCAGGACCATGGTCCCGGATACGACTATCATGGCGCGGGGAAGATCTGGCGCTACACCGACGTGCCCGTGAGCAGGGTGCCCAATATCCCAAGCCACATGGTGCTCGACCGGGAGAACGGTTGGTTGTATTTCATCGATGGCGGCGCCAAGCAGATCAAACGAATGAATGTCAACAGTGGCTCGGTCACCGGGAACCTTTCGGTTCCGCCGACGAGCAACGAACCGCTCGCCGGATACTATCAGGTGCAGGGCGCCACCGTGGAGGTGGTGGATACATGGGCAACACAGCCGAGCGGGATCGACCACATTCCGGGAAGACTGGTCGTCAGCGACCATACCACCGGTGCCATCAGGCTATATGACGTCAGTGCGACCCCCACGCTGCTTGGAACGATCACGACAGGAATGCCCAGTATCATGGGCTTGAAGGTGGGTCCCGATGGCCGGATCTGGTTCACCCATTACAACGGGAACAAGGTGGTGCGCATCGACCCGCAGCCACTTGCCAACGATGCGTCCATCGCGGCGATCGTGTCGCCCTCCACCATCGCCACCACGCCGAATTTTTTCTCCACCGACCACGGCATCTGCGCGCCCTCGGTCGCACCTGTCGTCGATCTGGCCAACCGCGGCAGCAATGCATTGACCTCGGTGAATATCCATGCAAGCCTGGATGGTGGGCCACCCACCGTTCTTGCATGGACCGGGTCGCTTGCGCCAGGCGCCATGGCACAGGTCACGCTTCCGTCCATGCCGGTGGTCAATGGCCCCCATCAGCTCGATGTGTGGACCAGCCAGCCCAATGGAGCGACCGATCCGGTCGTGATGAACGACCGGATCGCAGGCAGTTTCCGCGTGGTCGACCCCGTGCAGTCGCTACCCTTCTTCGAAGGATTCACAGCATCGACTTTTCCGCCGGCAGGATGGAACTATGTCCATTTCAACCCGAACAACAGGATGACCAGGAATCCGACGGTCGGAGGTTTTGGCAATAGCCAGGGTTGCGTGAAGATGGATAATCATGCTGGTCCGATGAACATCACGGGTCAGCGTGACCATTTGATGATGCCCGCACTTGATCTCTCCAATGCCACGGTGGGTACCACGCTGGATTTCGCCGTCGCATACCGGCAGTACAACAGCAGCACCAATGACAGGCTGATGGTCCAGGCGTCGACCGACTGTGGCGCCTCTTGGAGCACCCTCTATGACAAGGCCGGGGCCGTGTTGTCCACCGCACCCGCCGGCACGGGCGCCTTCACACCCAACCCGACACAGTGGCGGGCGGAACAGGTGGGTCTGGCATCCGTGATCGGCCAACCCGAGGTGTTGCTCATGTTCCTGGCGGAAAGCAACTTCGGGAACAACCTGTATCTGGATGACGTCCAGGTCGGTTCGGTCACGGGTATCGATGAACCATCGGATGGGGCGTTCACCATTTTTCCGAATCCGAACGATGGGCGATTCACCTTGCGCGATCGGTCCATCTTCGGATCGGTCGATCTGTGGATCCACGGCATCGACGGACGATCGGTCCACCGGCAACAGTGGGTGACGACCGGCCAGGATGGTGCCTTGCACCTCGACGTGGGCCATCTCGCCAAAGGCAGCTATGTGGTCTCCGTGATGAATTCCCTTGGTGAGCGCTACAGTTCCATCGTGGTGATCCAGTGA
- the gatC gene encoding Asp-tRNA(Asn)/Glu-tRNA(Gln) amidotransferase subunit GatC, which yields MKIDDATLDRIAELAKLDYSDPAARQAILADMERVITFVEKLNEVDTSGVEPLIFMTDEADVLREDVAETTITKQDALKNSPVKDSDYFKVPRVVDKG from the coding sequence ATGAAGATCGACGACGCCACCCTGGACCGCATCGCGGAGCTCGCCAAACTGGACTACAGCGACCCCGCGGCACGTCAGGCCATCCTGGCCGACATGGAGCGGGTGATCACCTTCGTGGAGAAACTCAACGAGGTGGACACCTCCGGCGTGGAGCCGCTCATCTTCATGACCGATGAGGCGGACGTGTTGCGCGAGGATGTGGCGGAGACCACCATCACCAAGCAGGATGCGCTGAAGAACAGTCCGGTCAAGGACAGCGACTACTTCAAGGTGCCGCGCGTGGTGGACAAGGGCTGA
- a CDS encoding 1-acyl-sn-glycerol-3-phosphate acyltransferase, translating to MSSAARISDLPRVRDGESRRSPVAIWLFLPFRWIYKLYFGLVFFTSLVVLYIPFRVLLHKPARYRRAFRLKRAWANYLQWASLVPLRVKRLAPLPEPPYVVCCNHGSYLDIIQMYNVIPRYFLFMGKYELLKWPLFNIFFQDMNIAVNRGSHIEAAKAFRRAAQALDRGTSIAIFPEGTIPDHAPRMKHFKDGAFRLAIEKQVPIVPITFIDHWRLFGEPEYLTSRARPGIARAVLHPPIPTKGLTDADLVSLRRRVYDVIEGPLIKDSGG from the coding sequence GTGTCGAGCGCTGCGCGGATATCGGACCTCCCGCGTGTCCGGGATGGTGAAAGCCGCCGGAGTCCGGTGGCCATCTGGCTGTTCCTGCCTTTCCGCTGGATATACAAGCTCTACTTCGGGCTGGTCTTCTTCACCTCGCTGGTGGTGCTCTACATCCCGTTCCGCGTGCTGCTGCACAAACCGGCGCGCTACCGAAGGGCGTTCCGCTTGAAGCGGGCCTGGGCCAACTACCTGCAATGGGCCAGCCTGGTGCCGCTCCGGGTGAAGCGCCTGGCCCCACTGCCCGAGCCGCCCTATGTGGTCTGCTGCAACCACGGCAGCTACCTGGACATCATCCAGATGTACAACGTCATCCCGCGCTACTTCCTCTTCATGGGCAAGTACGAGCTGTTGAAGTGGCCGCTCTTCAACATCTTCTTCCAAGACATGAATATCGCGGTGAACCGGGGCAGCCACATCGAGGCCGCCAAGGCGTTCCGCCGCGCGGCCCAGGCCCTGGACCGAGGCACCAGCATCGCCATCTTCCCGGAAGGCACCATTCCCGACCATGCGCCGCGCATGAAGCATTTCAAGGACGGCGCCTTCCGCCTGGCCATCGAGAAGCAGGTACCCATTGTTCCGATCACGTTCATTGACCACTGGCGGCTCTTTGGCGAACCCGAGTACCTCACCAGCCGCGCACGGCCCGGCATCGCGCGCGCCGTCCTCCATCCACCCATTCCCACCAAGGGCCTTACGGATGCCGATCTGGTAAGTTTGCGTCGGCGGGTCTATGATGTCATTGAAGGACCATTGATCAAGGATAGTGGAGGTTGA